One part of the Thermodesulfobacterium commune DSM 2178 genome encodes these proteins:
- a CDS encoding LPS-assembly protein LptD: MGFRVKLIFSKVFLWIISACFFFVPVQAFGSVSKPLEVTAQKVEAFNNFKILVAEGDVVIQTNSMLIWAQKAKYEVSTRYLILYQYKIFDFTKNATLEGDQAFLDLRNEEFWGQNIFMFLKKEGIRIKAKDLHKNALNEYLAKSALVTSCEFDCENEKDFPPWSLEVREFVLTPEGISKGEATKFKIKKQTVVSVPKTAYVPKVTLPMVPQRSTGFLFPKIIQGNRLGLGLQLPFFWPYTDQVDFTLSPMFLTKRGLLLDLESQFRLIEPLEGVFKLRYLKDNKKTLLGDTEKEEEKKHKWWFVGKIDYTPKPNLDFHLDIDVVSNKDFLEEFDIGENGFSSSKTFFLERFHRTLEEKNQEYRTSRFWAQYYRGSLYSRIESSYLDYHGASDKDTVLQPLWGFRLNLLPFKTIGNLMTNFSLVHSYRFRKEGYYGHKLSSNLELAYPFRTSFLFNEFKASYFLNHFILDDSTGFSKNSLNNHYYDVSFTTYTQIFKFYEIPLPLNRNLTFLHVLKPYVSYYFKKKPSKTNLPVFNYEDLSHEEINTLEYGLWQLFRLKNQPDFLRVKVYQQYQFNAEETPIATSSEKRKFSDLGLQVLINYTPHLSLRYDGSYNFYGLGFKKHSFDLGLTDWMVDRLGLTFQDDKAWNTRQLTLFLSHRFFQRLQTDFYLSRNLRLEENTEMRFGLSYVHDCYLLGGGVSITPKDTKFFFRVELKGLGGYGLEK, from the coding sequence ATGGGATTTCGGGTTAAGTTGATTTTTTCAAAGGTATTTTTATGGATAATTTCGGCCTGCTTCTTTTTTGTCCCTGTTCAAGCTTTTGGTTCTGTTTCTAAACCTTTGGAGGTTACCGCTCAAAAGGTAGAAGCTTTTAATAATTTTAAAATTTTGGTAGCTGAAGGGGATGTGGTAATTCAGACTAACAGTATGCTCATCTGGGCTCAAAAGGCTAAATACGAAGTTTCTACCCGTTATTTAATCCTCTATCAGTATAAAATTTTTGATTTTACCAAAAATGCAACCCTTGAAGGAGATCAAGCCTTCTTAGACTTGAGAAACGAAGAATTTTGGGGACAAAACATTTTTATGTTTTTGAAAAAGGAAGGGATCAGGATTAAGGCTAAGGATTTACATAAAAACGCCTTAAACGAATACCTGGCTAAAAGTGCCTTGGTTACCTCTTGTGAGTTTGATTGTGAAAATGAAAAAGACTTTCCTCCCTGGAGTTTAGAAGTTAGAGAGTTTGTTTTGACCCCAGAAGGGATAAGTAAAGGAGAGGCTACCAAGTTTAAGATTAAAAAACAAACTGTGGTTTCTGTGCCTAAAACAGCCTATGTTCCCAAGGTAACCCTCCCGATGGTTCCTCAAAGAAGTACAGGTTTTTTATTTCCTAAAATAATTCAGGGGAATAGATTAGGGTTAGGACTTCAACTACCTTTTTTCTGGCCATATACCGACCAGGTTGATTTTACCTTATCGCCGATGTTTCTTACCAAAAGAGGTTTATTGTTAGATTTAGAAAGCCAGTTCAGATTGATAGAACCTTTAGAAGGGGTTTTTAAATTGAGATATCTAAAGGATAATAAAAAAACTTTACTTGGCGATACAGAAAAAGAGGAAGAGAAAAAACATAAATGGTGGTTTGTAGGGAAAATCGATTACACACCTAAACCAAATCTTGATTTCCATCTGGACATAGATGTGGTCTCCAATAAAGACTTTTTGGAAGAGTTTGACATAGGAGAAAATGGCTTTTCCTCTTCAAAGACTTTTTTTTTAGAAAGGTTTCATCGCACTTTAGAAGAAAAAAATCAAGAATATAGAACATCTCGTTTTTGGGCTCAATATTATCGTGGTAGTCTTTATTCAAGGATAGAAAGTTCTTATCTTGACTATCATGGAGCTTCTGATAAAGACACGGTTTTACAACCTCTTTGGGGTTTTCGTCTAAATTTGTTGCCTTTTAAGACCATAGGAAACCTTATGACAAACTTTAGTTTGGTACATAGCTATAGGTTTAGAAAAGAGGGGTACTATGGGCACAAACTAAGCTCAAACTTAGAGTTGGCTTATCCTTTTAGAACCTCTTTTTTGTTTAACGAGTTTAAGGCAAGTTATTTCCTAAACCATTTTATCCTTGACGATTCTACAGGTTTTTCAAAAAACAGTTTAAACAATCATTACTACGATGTTTCTTTTACTACCTACACTCAGATTTTTAAGTTTTACGAAATACCTCTACCTTTAAACCGCAATTTAACCTTCTTACATGTCTTAAAGCCATATGTAAGCTATTATTTTAAGAAAAAACCTTCTAAAACCAACCTACCGGTTTTTAACTATGAAGACCTTTCTCATGAAGAGATAAATACCTTAGAGTATGGGTTATGGCAACTTTTTCGACTTAAAAACCAGCCAGACTTTTTAAGAGTAAAGGTTTACCAGCAGTATCAGTTTAACGCAGAGGAAACTCCTATCGCTACCTCAAGTGAGAAGAGAAAGTTTTCAGACTTAGGCCTTCAGGTGCTGATAAATTACACCCCACACCTTTCTTTAAGATACGATGGAAGTTATAACTTTTATGGATTAGGTTTTAAAAAACACTCCTTTGACCTTGGGTTAACTGACTGGATGGTTGACCGTTTAGGTCTTACTTTTCAAGATGATAAAGCCTGGAATACCAGACAACTTACCCTTTTTCTTTCTCACCGATTTTTTCAAAGGTTGCAAACAGACTTTTATCTGAGTAGAAATTTAAGGCTTGAAGAAAATACCGAGATGAGGTTCGGTCTTTCTTACGTGCATGATTGTTATCTATTAGGAGGAGGGGTTTCAATTACCCCTAAGGACACAAAATTTTTCTTTAGGGTAGAATTAAAAGGTTTAGGAGGTTATGGATTAGAAAAATAA
- a CDS encoding 23S rRNA (pseudouridine(1915)-N(3))-methyltransferase RlmH — translation MSYYAKKIAPLCPVEVCLPRVKGGVEKKEERLRIEKKVLEKYFTEDEFLVILDERGQFLNTIELASKIEKWLEASKDLCFLVGGPEGISPELKNKAHFLLSLSSLTLNHEIAILVLMEALYRSFTILKKIPYHRA, via the coding sequence ATTTCTTATTATGCCAAAAAAATCGCCCCGCTATGTCCTGTAGAGGTATGTCTACCCAGGGTTAAAGGTGGGGTAGAGAAAAAGGAAGAAAGATTGAGGATAGAAAAAAAGGTATTAGAAAAGTATTTTACTGAAGACGAATTTTTGGTGATTTTAGATGAGAGAGGACAATTCCTTAATACCATAGAGCTTGCCTCTAAAATCGAAAAATGGCTTGAAGCCTCAAAAGATTTATGTTTTTTAGTAGGAGGTCCTGAGGGAATATCTCCAGAGTTAAAAAATAAAGCCCACTTTCTTCTTAGCCTTTCTTCTTTGACCCTTAACCACGAAATAGCTATTTTGGTGTTGATGGAAGCCCTTTACCGAAGTTTTACCATATTAAAGAAAATCCCTTATCATAGGGCATAA